A window of Chrysoperla carnea chromosome 3, inChrCarn1.1, whole genome shotgun sequence genomic DNA:
TCAATTCGAATACTGCTTCGAAATCGCGCTCACGTGTCTATTACGctttcaaatttcaattcaacCACAATTACTCATTTTATACTTCCAAAATGTGGTTCGCATTTTTGAGACACTGTGTATACTAAACCTATGCCAATCAATACGATGTCAGATTTTCTAATACTGTTATAATAAtccatcaaaattaataaaattgaattgttcCCTGAAtcttaaaagtttgaaaacttatttttattaggcTTTTTATCTTTCGATAACGTACTTGAAAAGTATATGTCGACgtataattgtatatttcacCCCAACCTGTGCTTACTCGATCCAGGCCAACTAAACATAACGCAATGAGTGGATTTTCGTTAAGAGGTGTTGAGTTAACAATAGTTGGAGTGGTTTTTGGTAACCCGTTTACAATCGGAAGAAAATAACAATCTTACGTTGCCATATATacccacaaattgaaaaagtcgCTTCACGTTCAGTTTCTCAGTTTTCGAAGTTGacttatttgaattaattacctATCTTCGATAAGAACCCGAACCACGTaatcttttaactttttagaTGGAAAAGTATTATCGAAATACGTAAGTAGATTAAAAGGCTCCAACTAATTTATTAGGCATAtttgattgtaaaataaaagtatatttaaaaaaaaaaaaaatttaaaacaaattgccTAATGCGCATATATTTCTCAGTTACCGAAATTTAACTAACTTCGAAAACAACCGAATTGCGTATAATTGTGTAACTTTCAAGGTGAAAAGCGACAAGTGTCGATATTCGGTAAGTTGTTGTTGTTAACAAGTTAGTATTTCTCATATAACgtaaaaatactgaaaatattttagaaagaaTATTCATACATGTGGAATTCAGCAGatttacttaaaacaataaattttaaattagttctAATGTTTAGTATAGCTTCTAAGTATTTACCTGATATTGTGTTGCAAAAATGTACACAAACTTATTTTAAAggttatacaattattttgttgtttttttccgTAATCATGTTTCTTGTCAGTTTAGTCAAGTCATATCTCAGTtttatttattgactatttttagcttaatgataattatttaactcaaaaatatttaattttaaacgattcttatgtttaaattattgaagaatttttcgaaattttcagtTATACAGtggaaaaattttggttttaacgGTGCTCACAGTCAAAGTGCAACAGAAATTTTaccgaaaatgaaaataaaactattaccGGCATTAAGTGATAATTATATGTATcttgtaagtatttttttttaatttatgtgaatttcgaataataaattaataattatttaagattaTTGACGAAGATACAAGGGAAGCCGCTATTGTTGATCCTGTTGCTCCTGAAACTGTTTTAAAAGCTGTTCAAGAGGAAaatgttaaattgaaaaaaattctaaccACACATCATCATTGGTAATTTTTGGGATTTTTCTACTTAAGGAAATTTGTTTCCGTGATGTTACAATAGATAcctataattttacttttagttttatCTATGAGAGAATTTTAGTTTTATCTATGAGAGGATATACCTTAATTGCGGTCAAtaatttaaccacatattcATACATAAAAGATAACACTTatctttcaaatcaaaattgttgaaatgaaaGTTTGAGATATACAGAGTGCaccattttaatcaataatggctaataactcgttttgtagctaaccaatcaaaaaataacttaaacaataactatgtctcagttcggaagaaatgcgacttaaaaatatgtcattattaaatataatcgaaacaaaatatacgataattgcaggtcaaagtcatggacacaagcGAATGTCCCCTATTGCTCTTggcaacttttggctaaaggaTTTTTCCGAAGTTAGCatgtttttctttcgattaagtgcaaaaatgacatatttttaagtctcattttctccgaaagctgatgataacttttgtttaagttattttttggttaactacaaaacgagctattagccattatagattaaaatagtccATCTTGTATAAccgtttcttttaaaattttttgtgcgaTCCATATTTCTAACTATTATAATCTCAAGGTAGCtgaaaatttcaatcaaatccattccaatccaaaaagttttaaaagtttaattttttttatttgaaaagttacAATTTAGACATCATAAGACAATTCGTCTCTGCATatcatcaatttttccaaaaactctTTTAAGAGACAATCAGCtcctttgtttaaaaaatgaagcactgtatttttatagaatgctataaagaaaatttacggATTCAAAAACAgctaataaaaatcttttttttaatttattaagggATCACGCTGGAGGAAATGAAGATATGGTGAAAAAAGTACCCGATTTAGAGGTGTATGGTGGTGATGATCGAATTGGTGCCTTAACACATAAAGTTAAGATGGGCGATAAATTCAcgattggaaaaattaatgtgGAATGTTTGTTTACGCCATGCCATACAACTGGTCATATTTGTTATGTGTTAGACGATGGCGGTGATAGTTCTTCCGTATTCacaggtaaaataatttttcacctTTTCCACCAAAAGTAAGATCAgtcatttttaatgatttcaatgttaaattagaattattattatcatggtaactaaaaaataatattttaattattatagtaattatttccattttaagaaaattcgctAACACTATTCAGGACCTGTTtgaggaattttttttctataaacaatttgtttttattttgtattttacccATTTTAGATTAGTAGCTTATTGTGTATTAttaggtattataaattttttactgtttagTGTAGtgacgataatttttttaattaaaaaactaaataaataccttttaattaaaatttttgtattaaaaaaaatttaatctatgtaaatatttgtttattttaatcaaaataaacaattaatattgtcaggatgttttaaatatttttaatttcacaaaaCCTGAATCGACCAATTCACGCAatcaactaaattttaaaattaactttttgctaataataataaaactaatcaAAACACAAAGCattcaaaaaagataaaattttgtatagttgaatatttaattagttaataaaaatgactaatatacaatataaatataataataatattagtatgactaattgaagtttattttaaacatttcaaaatgtaaataatatacgaTACATAGGATCAAACAACATGTATTATCCTatcaaatgatattatttaatttattagtattttaatttggaattttttttttcatataattctccataattatttttgttaccaattttttcatttgggAAAATCGagtagtttttaattattttacatagtccattgaaatgttacaattttaggGCCAAACTGAACATTTTATAgaggacgcgattttatttgtggaacatgtaggggggggggggtcaatacaaccttaaccccaagtttgtggggttggcgcctttgtcccccgcccgccatcctgaaaaaaggggtggaaacatttttttagctgtatcttgtaaactattgatttctcaaaaaatttgtaaaggcaTAATTTGTGAGATTTccaaaaaccaacttttatttttctgcccgtgcagtcagaattcttcacctgaagtgataaaaattttgacaattcCAATTAGGCATTTTCATTACTGGTTTTGCCGCTAGAAGTGTTTAGTACATTATTGGTTGGGATGGTGAACTTGAATAAAAATGGCAATctagaaaatgaatgaaaattttcaatttcaaattaacaacctttaaatttttttgtaggggATACATTATTTAGTGCAGGTTGTGGTCGTTTCTTCGAAGGTACAGCAGAACAAATGTTTCGAAATCTAATTGAAGTATTAGGTAAACTACCAGATGATACAAAAGTATTTTGTGGTCACGAATATACCTTACAAAACTTACGTTACGCAAAGCATGTTGAACCAAATAATGTTGATATTCAACAACGTATTGAATGGTGTAGAGAAAAACGTGAAAATGGAGAACCAACGGTAAGAATTTCATTAAtgttcgattttcgaaaaaaaaatatatatttgatcaaaaatacctaatatatctttatatacaTAATTCTTCTGTACGTGTTTGTCACTAAACTCATCCGTGAAAGGCTGGACCggttttgatgaaattttgtgtaggTATGTGTTCAGAGTAGGTCCC
This region includes:
- the LOC123296552 gene encoding hydroxyacylglutathione hydrolase, mitochondrial isoform X1, translated to MWNSADLLKTINFKLVLMFSIASKYLPDIVLQKCTQTYFKVIQWKNFGFNGAHSQSATEILPKMKIKLLPALSDNYMYLIIDEDTREAAIVDPVAPETVLKAVQEENVKLKKILTTHHHWDHAGGNEDMVKKVPDLEVYGGDDRIGALTHKVKMGDKFTIGKINVECLFTPCHTTGHICYVLDDGGDSSSVFTGDTLFSAGCGRFFEGTAEQMFRNLIEVLGKLPDDTKVFCGHEYTLQNLRYAKHVEPNNVDIQQRIEWCREKRENGEPTVPSTIGIEKLINPFMRVGISSVQQHTQKENLVDVMHALRKEKDTFK
- the LOC123296552 gene encoding hydroxyacylglutathione hydrolase, mitochondrial isoform X2, encoding MKIKLLPALSDNYMYLIIDEDTREAAIVDPVAPETVLKAVQEENVKLKKILTTHHHWDHAGGNEDMVKKVPDLEVYGGDDRIGALTHKVKMGDKFTIGKINVECLFTPCHTTGHICYVLDDGGDSSSVFTGDTLFSAGCGRFFEGTAEQMFRNLIEVLGKLPDDTKVFCGHEYTLQNLRYAKHVEPNNVDIQQRIEWCREKRENGEPTVPSTIGIEKLINPFMRVGISSVQQHTQKENLVDVMHALRKEKDTFK